The DNA segment AAAGCAAGTGCAAAGACAAGAGAAGTTAGATCATCTAAAAAGGTCGCAGCTGTTAAGAAGCAAACTAGACGATAGATAAAAAATACATCTAGATTTTAACGCATTAGAGTTCGTTTGTACATTTTTCTGCTCATAAAGACAATGAATACACCTATTCCAATTTCAACGAGTGCAATCAATAGTGTTGCAGAGAAAATATCCATCATTGCAGTCATCAATACATTAGCAGAACTGTTCGTCAGTTCTTGAATTTCACTTCCAGAATACTGAAAAACAAATGAATTCATTCCAATAATTGTATCAATGTATGACATTGTTGTTACATCTACGGGTCCAAGATCTATAGGCATTGGAATTCCAGCACCACCTACCCCACCCAAACTGTTCATCACACCTGCCATTAGTAAATAGGAGACAGAAGAAGCAAAAATTATTGCAAAAACGATCAAGAAAATTCCAAATAGCATTGGTAAAATGTAAACAATTTTTGCTTTAGTTTGGTAAGATTTTTCTTTTTTAAATTTTAATATTTTTGACTTGTCTTTTTTTAGTTTGTCTTTCCATAGGTTCAGGAATCACATGTCTACTTTTCTTCCAATTACATTGAGGACAATAGCTATCATCATCTGAAAGAGGGCCCTTACATCTTTGACATTGTTGAATCCTCATTATATTCATCTCAAAATTATCTTAAATCAATGCCAGTATGTAATATTGTTTAATGACGAATAGTTGAGGCTGAATCTAAAAAATTATTCTTGGAAATAAAATACGTCATATTTTTTATGTAGTGATCGTACAAGTTCACGACATTTAATCCAGAACTGACGGTATTCATGATCAGTCATAGAGCGTCCATACTCTGAATAAAACCATGAAACAAAATCATCTTCTAATTTTCCAAAGACAAACCCAAGATGAAAATCCTCAGATATTTTTACATTGAAATCTTTTCGTGGTTGAAGTTCATTCCACCTGTTAGATAGACCATCAAAGGAATCTTGAGTTTTTTCAAGTAATTTTTGCAGGTATTCTAAAGATTTTGTTTCCAAATCAATCAAATCATTTCACAACCAATACAGGTTTCTTTGATTTGTGAAGCACGTAGTTCGATGTGCTTCCTAAGAAGAGTTCTTTTGCAGCACCCATTCCCCTAGAACCAATAACAATAAGATCAAAATTATGTTTATCTGCAACTTCAACAATTCTTTTTCCATCATCTCCATAAGATACTCTATCAAAGAACAGAATTCCTTTTTGTGCAGCCTTTAGCTTTGCTTTTTTCATGATCTTTTGTGCGTGCCCTAACAAAATTTTCTCCAAAGAAGTTATTGGATCATTTGTTTTAGGCTTTACAATTCCTGCGACGTAAAGACCCGTAACGGTAGCATGGGATTCTCTTGCCATTTGAATTGCAACATCTAATCCCCTAAAGGAATTGGAAGATCCGTCTAAAGGTACAAGGATTTTTTTAATTTGAATTGCCATGATAGATCAAATCAATTGTTTAATTTAAAGCCGATTGAGGTTATCTCATATGATTTTCAGTTTTGATATTCTAGAAGACTATAAAATATAGAATTAGCCATAAAAAATTAGTAAGATGACTGATGCTAAAACAATCACTATTGGAGATATAATGACAAAATCTGTGATTTCTGTAGATTCAGCATTGACAATTAATGAAACTGCAAAGATGATGGAAGATGGAAAAGTTGGAGCAGTTATTGTAATGGAAAATAATGTTCCTGTAGGAATTGTTACAGACAGAGACTTTTCAGTCAAAGTTGCAGCCCACGCATATCAAATTACAGAACCAGTGAAGCAAATCATGTCATCTCCATTATTTTCAGTCAACTCTGATGAACCAGTAAGAATTGCAGCAGATTTGATGCATGAAAGGAAGATTAGAAAATTACCAGTAATCGATGATGGGAAAGTAGTAGGAATAATTACTGCAACTGACATTGTTAGCTTATTAGCAGTATCAGTTGAAGAAGATATGAGGGACATGTATTTTCATTCAGTAGCAAAAATTTATTCAAATTATAGTCCATATAATTAAAAATCATGGTACTACCAATTATTGTTCTAATAGCAATACCTGTATTTCTTGGAATTGTATACATGCCTCCATTTGATATGCCAGTAGAGGAAGAACCTAAAGAAATCCCAGAGGAACCTGATGTGAGTGTTTTGTATTATATTTTAATGGGAATCTGGACATTGTATTTGATTAAAATTCTTCTTCAAGTGAAAAGAAGAACATTCAGAGTAACACAAAGGTACTAAAATGAATACTGCACCTTATTGGAGAAAAAGTGTTTGTTCTGATTGTAAAAGAATGAAATGCCAAAAAGGATGTCTTTGTGATTGTCATCTATTAAGAGACAGAGCAGATTAAATTCAGATTTGAGGAGTAGATTTATTTTCGATGTATAACGACTAGAAACATTGGCAATTCTACCTATCGATAATGGTCGTTACGGCACAAAAGAAATGATGGATATTTTCAGTGAGCAAAAGAAAGTAGACTATCAATTAGAAATCGAAGGAGCTGCTGCCATTTCCCAAAGCGAGATAGGAATGATATCAAAAAGCATAGGTAAAGAAATTCACAGAGCAGCAATGTCAGGAAAAATTACTGCAAAAAGAATCAAGCAGTTGGAGGCAAAAAGTGATCACGATACTGCAGCATTAGTAGAATCACTCAGTGAGAAATGTAGTAAAAATGCAAGACCTTGGATTCACTATGGTCTTACAAGTAACGATTTAGTTGATACTAGTAATTCAATGCAGATGAGAGATGCATTACAAATTATCGAACCCAAAGTTGCAAAGATGGCATCAATTCTTGCAAAAAAAGCAGTAAAGCATGCAAAGATTCCAGCAGTGGGTAGAACACATGGTCAGCATGCAAGCATCATTTCATTTGGATTAAAGTTTGCAAATTGGGCTGCAGAGATGGCAAAACACGTGGAACGAATTGAGGAAATTAAGAAGAGAATTTTGATTTGCAAGACATTAGGTGTTGTTGGTACAGGATCACTAATGGGTGCAAAATCACTTGAAGTGCAAAGAAGAGCTGCAAAGCGATTAAAATTATTCCCAGCTGAAGTTACAACACAAGTTGTCCCCAGAGAAAGATATGCAGAATATGTCTTTGAATTGGCATTAATTGGTGCCACTTTAGAAAAAATTGCAATAGAAATTAGAAATTTGCAGAGAACCGAAATTGGTGAAGTTGCAGAGCAATTCAAGAAAGGTCAGATGGGAAGCAGTGCTGTTCCGGTAAAAAGAAATCCAATAAAGAGTGAACGTGTATCATCATTATCAAAATTAGTTAGAAGTCAAGTTGCAGTTGCATTTGAAAACATTCCATTATGGCATGAACGAGATCTTTCAAACTCAGCAAATGAGAGATTTGTAATCCCAACAGTATCCATCCTAGTTGACGAGATGTTAGAAACTATGACTAGAATTGTTTCTAACTTGATGGTAAATGAAAAAAGAATTGTAGATAATCTATACATCACAAAAGGCCAAATCTTTGCAGAATTTGTTTTAGAAGCCCTAATCAAAAAAGGAATTCCAAGATTTGTTGCATATAGAGATGTTCAGAGAGTTGCATTTGAGGCAAATGACAAGGGAATGTTCTACAAAGATGCAATCAAAAAGGACAAAGCATTTTCTTCAAAACTTACTGACAAAGAAATCGATGCAATATTTTCACCAGAAAAACACCTTGGTGCATCACCTGCAATCATTAGCAATGTAGAGAAATCAGTCAAGAAAACAATTCAGAAATTTATCTAGTTTTAAGTAAAGATTTGTGAATTTTAGTTCCGTATTGCAATGCCTTTTTTCGTTTAGTGTAAGAAAGTTCTGGTACACCGACTTCGCTGGCTAGTTTTCGTATAATGTGCTTGCGGTATAGATCATCTGAATCGTGAATTTTTTCATACATAGGAACAGTATTTGCATATTCAATGAATTTTGGGGATAGTAATGGCTGGAATATTTTTACTCCAAATTCAGATGCAACTAGATTGACTGCTTTCATCATTTTTAGTTCGTTATCTAATTTAGCAGCCATTACTTCGTTGATTTTTGATTCTCCTCCAGAGAATGCTTCTCTGTATGCATTGTAACCACAAAACAATTCATCTATTCCATTTGCAGTAATTACAGTATCAAGATCTAAAGAGTTTGCAAGTTTTGAAACATAATGAAAAGCAATACAATTTTCATTCCAAGATAGATTCTCAGTATTTATTATTTGATTAATTTTTGTAGAAATCGATGGAAAAGTATCTGGATCAATTTCTAGAACATGATGAGGATATTTTAGAAATTCATTGACATGCTTTGCGAATAAAATATCATGCGATTCTGAAAATCCAATTGTAAGTAATGTGACATCAAAATTCATGTCTGAGCAAATTTTTGAAATTAACGTGCTATCAACTCCACCCGAAAAAGCAATTCCAATTTTCTTTACTTTAACAGTTTCAGAAATAGAATTCTTGATATTATCGAGTAATTTTTTGTTCATTTCATCCATTATTGATCACACTACATATTCCATAAAAGGTAATGAATCAATCTTTTAATTTAACATTAAATGTAATACAGCATGATACGATTATCCCAACTAGACATCGAGGAAGAACTAAAGAATCTCCCAGGATGGAGTGTTGTTAAAGAAAAACTGCACAAGGAATTTGAATTTGCTAGTTTCAATGAGGCATTTGGTTTTATGACCAGAGCAGCTATGGAAATTGAAAAAATGAATCATCATCCAGAGTGGTTTAACGTATACAATAGAATCACAGTGGAATTGACTACTCATGATGCTGGAGGTATCACAAAAAATGATGTCAATCTAGCCAAAATTCTAAATTCTTTAGCATAGTAATTTTGAAGAATTTCAGGCACGTTCATTACAGAATTTATATTATATCCATAGTCAGTTGACTTCACATGGCTTCAAGTCCTACAATTTTAGATTCAGATTTTAGATATATCGATAAAAAGGGGAATTTACTCAAAACGAGAACAGAATTAACAGTAGCTCAAATGCTTACATTTCTTGATCAGGATTACGAATACAATCACAAGGTCACCCTAAAGAACGGAACTGAAGTGATAGTTGATTTCAAAACAGAAAAAGGATTGATCGAAGTTATTGATACTGATGAAGATATTGAAAAATACAAACAGGTCAAAGAAGACTTTCCTGAAAACAAGATTATGGCAATCGGACATGCAAAATATGTTGCACAGATCAAAGAGTTGCAAGACATTGTCTTTTATGATAAAACACCACAAACAGGATCCATATTTTTAGAAGATGCATCATTCTCATTTGATTATGCACATATACTTCCATTAGTTGAAAAATGCTCAATCTTACATGGACATACATCTTCTGTAATGGTAGAGTTGGTGGGACAAATGAAAGATAATCTTCTTTTAGATTTTGGAGAAGCCAAAAAAATTATCAAAGAGGTGGTAAATGTATTTGATCATAAATTCTTCATCAATAGAAAGTATTTGCAAAAAGAAGATGATTCACATTATCAAATTCAATTTGAAGGGCCTAAAGGTATGTTTGACTTGCAAGTTCCCAAAAACACCACATATCTTTTAGAGGGAGAAGCTACAGTTGAGAATCTTTCAAGTGAAATTATCAAATTACTAGTACCAAAAATGCCATCAAATGTAGAGGCAGTGGGTGTTTACATCTATGAAGGTTACAATAAAGGATCTCATATTATTTCAAACATAGAAAGATAGCTAGAAAATGGAACCTAAAATATCAGAAAAAGCATGGAACCCAGAGTTAGAGAAGAAAATTCTTCAACAATGGGAGGAAGAAAAGATTTACGACTTTACACCACAAGATGACAACTATACCATAGATACTCCTCCACCATATCCTTCAGGCAGACCTTGGCACATAGGTGCTGCAGCGCATTATTCGCAGATTGATATGATTGCACGTACTGCAAGAATGGCAGGAAAAAATGTCTATTTTCCAATAGGAATAGACAGGAATGGACTTCCTGTAGAACTGTACACTGAAAAAAAACACAAAATCAGAATGAGGGAAACAGAAAGGGGTGAATTTCTCAATCTATGTAGAGATGCACTAGATGATTTAGAAGCTGAAATGCTTCTCATCATGAAGAGTTTGGGGATCAGTGGTGATTTTGCAAACTATTACAGAACAGACTCAAAAGAATACAGAGCACTTACACAATCAACATTTATCGAGTTATGGAAAAAAGGACAAGTGTATCTAGCAAACAGACCTAACAATTACGATTGGGTATCAGGTACAACAATTGCTGATGCAGAAATAATGTATGAAGACTTGGCTACAAAACTAGTTTACATGAAATTCAAGATCAAAGATACCGACCAAGAGATAATCATTGCAAGTACAAGACCGGAATTGCTTTGTGCATGCAGGACAATCATTGTGAATCCAGATGATGAGAGATATTCACAATACATTGGAAAAAAAATAATCGTTCCAATAACTAATGCTGAAGTAGAATTAAGAACACATCATTCTGCTCAACAAGAATTTGGTTCAGGTGCCGTTATGGTATGTAGTTATGGTGATCAAAACGATGTGGCATTATTTAGAGAATTAGAGTTAGAGGAGATCGTAGCAATTGGATTGGATGGACGAATGACAGAAGTTGCAGGAGAATATACAGGATTAAAACCAAAGCAAGCAAGAACCAAAATCATAGAAGATTTAGAGACAAAAGGATTATTGGATAAAGTTGAAGACATTGTCCATAGAACCCCAGTATCAGAGAGAAGTAAAACTCCAATTGAAATCATTCCAATGGAAGAATATTATCTAAAACAAAAAGATGCAGTTGAAAAAATCAAAAAACTAGGCCAAGAAATTACATTCCACCCACCAATGCACAAACAAATTCTCATGAATTGGCTTGAATCCATCAACATTGACTGGCCAATATCTAGAAGAAGATACTATGGTACTGAAATTCCTATCTGGTATTGCAAAAGCTGCTCAGAGCCCCATGTTCCAGAGCCTGGAAAGTATTACAGACCTTGGGAAGAAAAATGCCCAATCAGTAATTGTACTAAATGTGATTCCACTGAATTTGTAGGAGAAGAGCGAACGTTTGACACATGGATGGATTCCAGCGTATCTCCACTTTTCATTAGCAAATTTAACAGAGATGATGAGTTTTTCAAAAAAGTATACCCTGCATCAATTAGACCTCAGGCAAAAGATATTGTCAGAACATGGTTGTACTATACACTTCTTAGATGTGAGCAGTTGACTGGGGAAAAACCATGGTCTGAAGCTTGGGTTATGGGATATGGTCTAGATGAGAAAGGAATGAAGATGAGTAAGAGTAAAGGAAATGCAATAGATCCTTTACCAGTAATTGAAAAATTAGGTGCAGACACTTTTAGATTTTGGAGTGCAAGTGAAATTAATCATGGATATGATTTTAGATGTAATGAGCAAAAAATTGAATCAACAAAAAAATTTCTCAGTAAATTATGGAATGTGTCAAGATTTTTGTCTAGTTTCCCGATAATTAAATCAGGAAAACTTTCAGCATCTGACAAATGGATTTTAGCAGAATTAGACAATCTAGTAAAAGAATGCAAGAAAGGATATGAAGTATACAACTTTTTCATTCCAGCAATTGCAATTAGGGAATTTACATGGAATGTGTTTGCTGCACACTATATTGAAATGGTTAAAGCACGAGCATATGGGATTGAGTTTTCTGACGAAGAAAGAGATGGTGCAATTTTTACACTACACAAAACATTGTCAACTATTTTGAAATTACTAGCACCGATTACACCATTTATCACAGAACACCTTTGGAAAGAATTGTACTCAAAGGATAGTATTCATAAAGAAAAACAAGTTATGCCTGAAAATATAGAGGATCAGAGCGAAATAACAAAAGAAATTGCAGAATTTAATTCCAAAGTATGGAATGAGAAAAAGTCTCAGAATTTATCATTAAAAGATTCAATCAAAATAGAAATCCCTGAATCTCTAGAACCATTCAAAAAAGATTTGAAATCAATGCATAATTTAGAATAAATTTTTCAAAAATCAGGAGGCAATGGTTCAACTCCACGGGAATTCAGATACCATTTTGGGGATAAAATTTGGTTCAGAGTTGTTATAGTAGATTATGTCTAGTGCTCAATTTAATTATCAATTAGCACTAGACATAATTTAATCAATTCTTTAAATTTCAAAAACACAAAATATTTTTGATGATGTTCAAAAAGGTGTACAAAATTTTTCGGAAAATAAGTAAAGTCGATGGATTTGTTATTGCAACGTTTAGTGCATTGTTTGTATCTATTGCATTTATCATATTTTTTGCAAACATATAATCAAATTTAATTTAAGAAATCAAACCTTCAAAAGGAATTGCTGTTTTAATTAAGCCCAAATTTTGATATAGATAGACATGAGTTATCTATAATCAATTTTGGGTTTGTTAGCACTAGAAATTTAAAATCTTTTTTTATAAATAATAAAAAACCATACACATCATAATGAGTACTATAATTCAAGATATAATTCAAAACCAAATGCAAAATTTGTGCGATAAAATACTTGATTTACAACACGTTAGATTTGCAGGTTTAATTAGTGATAATGGAAATTTGTATGCTGGAGGATTCAAGAAAAACACTGCTCCAATGGTAAGTGAGAAAAATAGACAAATGATGTATATGCGATTTGCACTAGAATCTAGTTTTAGAAAGGATTTTGATGATTCATTTGGTGCATTTAGATGCTCTACAATTCAAAGAGAGAAGATATCCATCATAACAATCAATATTTGCAATTATATTCTTCTTGTATTCACAGAACCAAGAATTGATCTTCAAACAAAGGTTAAAGAAATTCAAAATATAATAGATGATGATAAAAGAAATTTTTTGAATAATTTATTTGAAAAAAATGACATGTAAAACAAGAATTATCAAAACAAAAAAATAAGAAAAATTGAGTCTACATAGATTCATTTACCAAATTGGAGATGAAAATGGACGCAGATGAGCCTAAATACAAAATTTAAAAAAATAAAAAAATCCAACTGAAGTTGGAGTTAGTTCATTCGTACAATATCGATTTTAACTACAGGATTACTCCAAGCATGAACATTTCTTTGTAGATCTTTACCACCCATAATTCCTGGATGTGGAATCACTACCCCATCTTCTGAAATTGCAGGGTTACTTGCACCTGTTCCTTCATCATCAGAAGTGATACCGATTGCACCCTGACATGGTGGAACAATATCTACAAAGTCTTCTGTGTTCATTTCAGTTCTTGCATCAAATGCTGATGCATAAACGGTTTTTTGCTTGTAGAATGGGAGCTTTACTAAATCAATTCCAGCAAAACCATCATTTGTACAAACTAACATACTTGCAAAGGACAGATATCTCATTTTACCTTGAGCAGATACAGTGAATGTTTCAGAGTATCCTAATCCTGTATCACCAGGATCATTTGCAGGAACTAAAGGAGTAGTTCCTTGAACAATATCCAAAACACCCATTTTTCCTTGTAACATCTCAACTAGAGGTTCAGCATTTCCATTTTCTGCTAATTGCTGAAGCTCATCAGATGCCATTTCACCTGGAGCAAAAAATCCTGCTTCAGCTGAATGAGTTACTAAGAGTGGAGGTGTGATTGGTTGTCCAGGTGTAAGATTAGTTATTGTAACTTCATACATCTGTGACTTTGCTGCGTCAGATTCAGGAATTCCAACACTTGCAATAGTAATCATTGTTACTATTGCAGTCATTGCCAAAATTCCTGTTGTTTTTGATTTCATTAAACAAGTAATTTGAAAAAATCACCTTAAGCATTTATCCACTTTAGACCCCAATCTTTTTAGAATTATCTTCTAGTTATCCAAACAAGTACAGATAATCCAATAGTCTGAATTATATTAATTGCAAACAAATAATGTGAAACCATATCAGCTGACATCATCAATGCCTTATCATCCATGTAGAGAGTAGACCAGAATAACACAATCACAATATTTTGAATCATCAACAAGGCTGCAACCAAAACTAATCCTGATGTATAGTAAGATCTAATCACTCTCATGTTTTGAACATAGGTTGTAATTGTGACTAGTAGCAATGCAATGTTGAGAAATGCAGATACAACTGCAGCTAGCATAAAATCTATCATGATATATCACTCCAAAAATTTCTTAATCTACTTTGTTCCAATTTTTTGCATAATCTCCTCTAACGCACTTTGATTTTCTTTCATAATTTGTGTTAATTGATATTCTGCTCCATAGTCTTTTTCTGCTTTTACAACTAGATTATTTTTTGAAAGAATTTTTACATGATGTAATATTGTTTTGTAATCCAAATTCATCACGGTTGCAATCTTATTTGCATTCATGGGGGTAGTTTTAATCAAATTAAGGATTTTTGCTCTGTTTATGCCTCCTCTTGTGCCTGCAATGATAAACCAAAGTATCATTTTGAATCTAGGATCTGGTCCTGATTGTCCACCATCCGATCCTGAAAATGAAAATAATCCTCGTGGAAAAATTTCTGAAAATGAAAAAACTGGAACAACTGTTGTAAGCAATAATTGCTCATGATAGATATTAGATATAAAAAATTGCTTTTGAGGATTACTAAGTTGATAATTGTGCACTGCCAAACAAAACACCAAATGCTTTACACCAGATCAAAACTTTATCATATTTAGTCAAATCAGCATCATCTGGGATTTCATAATTTTGATTACCTTTGTTTGCTTTTAGTTCACCTAGATTGATGAATTCTGAGGCCCTATCATCTGTTGCCAGATATACAAACAAATCAGGGCCGTTAGTAGATTCAAAATTCTCTAGTCTTAGTACATTACTTCCATCCTCAAGTGGAATTGTGTATACATCGCCTTGTGCATCATGGATTCCATCTCCAACTCCAATAAATGTTCCAGAATAAGACATTGGGATTGTTTATCATCCATCATTGGTTGAACGATAATTCCTACAGGTAATTCCTCATCTATAGTAGATTCGGTAAAGTAGGGAGAGATTGCAAATGCAGATGTAACACCAACTATTGCTATTGCAATAATGGCTATCATTGATTTGTTCATTGATATTATCAGATATTTTTGATATAAAGCACATTTTCCACTTTTGACCCCAATCTTTAGGAACAAAAATGGGTCCACGGGGATTCAGAT comes from the Candidatus Nitrosopumilus sediminis genome and includes:
- a CDS encoding universal stress protein translates to MAIQIKKILVPLDGSSNSFRGLDVAIQMARESHATVTGLYVAGIVKPKTNDPITSLEKILLGHAQKIMKKAKLKAAQKGILFFDRVSYGDDGKRIVEVADKHNFDLIVIGSRGMGAAKELFLGSTSNYVLHKSKKPVLVVK
- a CDS encoding CBS domain-containing protein, coding for MTDAKTITIGDIMTKSVISVDSALTINETAKMMEDGKVGAVIVMENNVPVGIVTDRDFSVKVAAHAYQITEPVKQIMSSPLFSVNSDEPVRIAADLMHERKIRKLPVIDDGKVVGIITATDIVSLLAVSVEEDMRDMYFHSVAKIYSNYSPYN
- the purB gene encoding adenylosuccinate lyase; amino-acid sequence: MAILPIDNGRYGTKEMMDIFSEQKKVDYQLEIEGAAAISQSEIGMISKSIGKEIHRAAMSGKITAKRIKQLEAKSDHDTAALVESLSEKCSKNARPWIHYGLTSNDLVDTSNSMQMRDALQIIEPKVAKMASILAKKAVKHAKIPAVGRTHGQHASIISFGLKFANWAAEMAKHVERIEEIKKRILICKTLGVVGTGSLMGAKSLEVQRRAAKRLKLFPAEVTTQVVPRERYAEYVFELALIGATLEKIAIEIRNLQRTEIGEVAEQFKKGQMGSSAVPVKRNPIKSERVSSLSKLVRSQVAVAFENIPLWHERDLSNSANERFVIPTVSILVDEMLETMTRIVSNLMVNEKRIVDNLYITKGQIFAEFVLEALIKKGIPRFVAYRDVQRVAFEANDKGMFYKDAIKKDKAFSSKLTDKEIDAIFSPEKHLGASPAIISNVEKSVKKTIQKFI
- a CDS encoding asparagine synthase C-terminal domain-containing protein produces the protein MDEMNKKLLDNIKNSISETVKVKKIGIAFSGGVDSTLISKICSDMNFDVTLLTIGFSESHDILFAKHVNEFLKYPHHVLEIDPDTFPSISTKINQIINTENLSWNENCIAFHYVSKLANSLDLDTVITANGIDELFCGYNAYREAFSGGESKINEVMAAKLDNELKMMKAVNLVASEFGVKIFQPLLSPKFIEYANTVPMYEKIHDSDDLYRKHIIRKLASEVGVPELSYTKRKKALQYGTKIHKSLLKTR
- a CDS encoding 4a-hydroxytetrahydrobiopterin dehydratase yields the protein MIRLSQLDIEEELKNLPGWSVVKEKLHKEFEFASFNEAFGFMTRAAMEIEKMNHHPEWFNVYNRITVELTTHDAGGITKNDVNLAKILNSLA
- a CDS encoding 6-pyruvoyl trahydropterin synthase family protein, producing MASSPTILDSDFRYIDKKGNLLKTRTELTVAQMLTFLDQDYEYNHKVTLKNGTEVIVDFKTEKGLIEVIDTDEDIEKYKQVKEDFPENKIMAIGHAKYVAQIKELQDIVFYDKTPQTGSIFLEDASFSFDYAHILPLVEKCSILHGHTSSVMVELVGQMKDNLLLDFGEAKKIIKEVVNVFDHKFFINRKYLQKEDDSHYQIQFEGPKGMFDLQVPKNTTYLLEGEATVENLSSEIIKLLVPKMPSNVEAVGVYIYEGYNKGSHIISNIER
- a CDS encoding valine--tRNA ligase is translated as MEPKISEKAWNPELEKKILQQWEEEKIYDFTPQDDNYTIDTPPPYPSGRPWHIGAAAHYSQIDMIARTARMAGKNVYFPIGIDRNGLPVELYTEKKHKIRMRETERGEFLNLCRDALDDLEAEMLLIMKSLGISGDFANYYRTDSKEYRALTQSTFIELWKKGQVYLANRPNNYDWVSGTTIADAEIMYEDLATKLVYMKFKIKDTDQEIIIASTRPELLCACRTIIVNPDDERYSQYIGKKIIVPITNAEVELRTHHSAQQEFGSGAVMVCSYGDQNDVALFRELELEEIVAIGLDGRMTEVAGEYTGLKPKQARTKIIEDLETKGLLDKVEDIVHRTPVSERSKTPIEIIPMEEYYLKQKDAVEKIKKLGQEITFHPPMHKQILMNWLESINIDWPISRRRYYGTEIPIWYCKSCSEPHVPEPGKYYRPWEEKCPISNCTKCDSTEFVGEERTFDTWMDSSVSPLFISKFNRDDEFFKKVYPASIRPQAKDIVRTWLYYTLLRCEQLTGEKPWSEAWVMGYGLDEKGMKMSKSKGNAIDPLPVIEKLGADTFRFWSASEINHGYDFRCNEQKIESTKKFLSKLWNVSRFLSSFPIIKSGKLSASDKWILAELDNLVKECKKGYEVYNFFIPAIAIREFTWNVFAAHYIEMVKARAYGIEFSDEERDGAIFTLHKTLSTILKLLAPITPFITEHLWKELYSKDSIHKEKQVMPENIEDQSEITKEIAEFNSKVWNEKKSQNLSLKDSIKIEIPESLEPFKKDLKSMHNLE
- a CDS encoding DUF6659 family protein, yielding MSTIIQDIIQNQMQNLCDKILDLQHVRFAGLISDNGNLYAGGFKKNTAPMVSEKNRQMMYMRFALESSFRKDFDDSFGAFRCSTIQREKISIITINICNYILLVFTEPRIDLQTKVKEIQNIIDDDKRNFLNNLFEKNDM
- a CDS encoding spondin domain-containing protein, with protein sequence MKSKTTGILAMTAIVTMITIASVGIPESDAAKSQMYEVTITNLTPGQPITPPLLVTHSAEAGFFAPGEMASDELQQLAENGNAEPLVEMLQGKMGVLDIVQGTTPLVPANDPGDTGLGYSETFTVSAQGKMRYLSFASMLVCTNDGFAGIDLVKLPFYKQKTVYASAFDARTEMNTEDFVDIVPPCQGAIGITSDDEGTGASNPAISEDGVVIPHPGIMGGKDLQRNVHAWSNPVVKIDIVRMN
- a CDS encoding winged helix-turn-helix domain-containing protein, whose protein sequence is MLTTVVPVFSFSEIFPRGLFSFSGSDGGQSGPDPRFKMILWFIIAGTRGGINRAKILNLIKTTPMNANKIATVMNLDYKTILHHVKILSKNNLVVKAEKDYGAEYQLTQIMKENQSALEEIMQKIGTK
- a CDS encoding DM13 domain-containing protein → MSYSGTFIGVGDGIHDAQGDVYTIPLEDGSNVLRLENFESTNGPDLFVYLATDDRASEFINLGELKANKGNQNYEIPDDADLTKYDKVLIWCKAFGVLFGSAQLST